One window of Salvelinus fontinalis isolate EN_2023a chromosome 19, ASM2944872v1, whole genome shotgun sequence genomic DNA carries:
- the LOC129816362 gene encoding C-X-C chemokine receptor type 4-like isoform X1, with protein MSTYYEQTIIFYNDNSSEESGDYDLGYEEPCNRVSGEDFQRIFLPTVYGIIFLLGIVGNGLVLIVMGYQKKVKTMTDKYRLHLSVADLLFVLTLPFWAVDAASSWYFGGFLCTTVHVIYTINLYSSVLILAFISVDRYLAVVHATNSQTTRKFLADRVIYVAVWLPAVILTVPDIVFATAQNRVSRTICQRIYPQETSFYWMAGFRFQHILVGFVLPGLVILTCYCIIIAKLSQGSKGQVLKRKALKTTVILVLCFFSCWLPYCVGIFVDTLMLLNVISHSCALEQSLQTWISITEALAYFHCCLNPILYAFLGVKFKKSARNALNVSSRSSHKILTKKRGPISSVSTESESSSALSS; from the exons ATGTCTACTTATTACGAG CAGACCATCATTTTTTACAACGACAACAGCTCGGAAGAATCAGGGGATTATGATTTGGGCTATGAGGAGCCGTGCAACAGAGTCAGTGGTGAAGATTTTCAACGGATCTTCTTACCGACAGTTTACGGAATAATATTCCTGTTAGGAATCGTCGGGAATGGACTGGTATTGATAGTGATGGGCTACCAGAAAAAGGTCAAAACGAtgactgataaatacaggctgcaTCTCTCGGTGGCTGACCTCCTATTCGTCCTCACTCTACCTTTCTGGGCGGTGGATGCGGCCAGCAGTTGGTACTTTGGCGGTTTCCTCTGTACCACTGTGCATGTGATTTACACCATCAACCTGTACAGCAGCGTCCTCATTCTGGCCTTTATCAGTGTGGACAGGTACCTGGCAGTGGTGCATGCCACCAATAGTCAAACCACCAGGAAGTTTCTTGCAGACAGAGTGATCTATGTAGCTGTATGGCTACCTGCTGTGATTCTCACTGTGCCTGACATAGTGTTTGCCACAGCTCAGAATAGAGTCTCCAGAACCATCTGTCAACGCATCTACCCCCAGGAAACTAGCTTCTACTGGATGGCGGGGTTCCGTTTCCAGCACATTCTGGTAGGCTTTGTCCTTCCCGGGTTGGTCATCCTCACCTGCTACTGCATCATCATCGCCAAGCTGTCCCAGGGGTCCAAGGGTCAGGTGTTGAAGAGAAAGGCTCTCAAGACCACTGTCATCCTTGTCCTGTGCTTCTTCAGCTGCTGGCTGCCTTACTGTGTGGGGATCTTCGTGGACACCCTGATGTTGCTCAATGTGATCTCCCATAGCTGTGCCCTGGAGCAGAGTCTGCAGACTTGGATCTCAATCACAGAGGCTCTGGCATACTTTCACTGCTGTCTCAACCCCATCCTTTATGCTTTCCTGGGTGTTAAGTTTAAGAAATCTGCCCGGAATGCACTGAATGTCAGCAGTAGATCAAGTCATAAGATACTGACAAAAAAGAGAGGACCCATTTCATCTGTGTCTACTGAATCTGAGTCTTCAAGTGCCCTGTCCAGTTAA
- the LOC129816362 gene encoding C-X-C chemokine receptor type 4-like isoform X2 produces MSTYYETIIFYNDNSSEESGDYDLGYEEPCNRVSGEDFQRIFLPTVYGIIFLLGIVGNGLVLIVMGYQKKVKTMTDKYRLHLSVADLLFVLTLPFWAVDAASSWYFGGFLCTTVHVIYTINLYSSVLILAFISVDRYLAVVHATNSQTTRKFLADRVIYVAVWLPAVILTVPDIVFATAQNRVSRTICQRIYPQETSFYWMAGFRFQHILVGFVLPGLVILTCYCIIIAKLSQGSKGQVLKRKALKTTVILVLCFFSCWLPYCVGIFVDTLMLLNVISHSCALEQSLQTWISITEALAYFHCCLNPILYAFLGVKFKKSARNALNVSSRSSHKILTKKRGPISSVSTESESSSALSS; encoded by the exons ATGTCTACTTATTACGAG ACCATCATTTTTTACAACGACAACAGCTCGGAAGAATCAGGGGATTATGATTTGGGCTATGAGGAGCCGTGCAACAGAGTCAGTGGTGAAGATTTTCAACGGATCTTCTTACCGACAGTTTACGGAATAATATTCCTGTTAGGAATCGTCGGGAATGGACTGGTATTGATAGTGATGGGCTACCAGAAAAAGGTCAAAACGAtgactgataaatacaggctgcaTCTCTCGGTGGCTGACCTCCTATTCGTCCTCACTCTACCTTTCTGGGCGGTGGATGCGGCCAGCAGTTGGTACTTTGGCGGTTTCCTCTGTACCACTGTGCATGTGATTTACACCATCAACCTGTACAGCAGCGTCCTCATTCTGGCCTTTATCAGTGTGGACAGGTACCTGGCAGTGGTGCATGCCACCAATAGTCAAACCACCAGGAAGTTTCTTGCAGACAGAGTGATCTATGTAGCTGTATGGCTACCTGCTGTGATTCTCACTGTGCCTGACATAGTGTTTGCCACAGCTCAGAATAGAGTCTCCAGAACCATCTGTCAACGCATCTACCCCCAGGAAACTAGCTTCTACTGGATGGCGGGGTTCCGTTTCCAGCACATTCTGGTAGGCTTTGTCCTTCCCGGGTTGGTCATCCTCACCTGCTACTGCATCATCATCGCCAAGCTGTCCCAGGGGTCCAAGGGTCAGGTGTTGAAGAGAAAGGCTCTCAAGACCACTGTCATCCTTGTCCTGTGCTTCTTCAGCTGCTGGCTGCCTTACTGTGTGGGGATCTTCGTGGACACCCTGATGTTGCTCAATGTGATCTCCCATAGCTGTGCCCTGGAGCAGAGTCTGCAGACTTGGATCTCAATCACAGAGGCTCTGGCATACTTTCACTGCTGTCTCAACCCCATCCTTTATGCTTTCCTGGGTGTTAAGTTTAAGAAATCTGCCCGGAATGCACTGAATGTCAGCAGTAGATCAAGTCATAAGATACTGACAAAAAAGAGAGGACCCATTTCATCTGTGTCTACTGAATCTGAGTCTTCAAGTGCCCTGTCCAGTTAA